One window from the genome of Elaeis guineensis isolate ETL-2024a chromosome 5, EG11, whole genome shotgun sequence encodes:
- the LOC105033687 gene encoding basic helix-loop-helix protein A: MDGVLELGTTEKVEEDIGLIQHAKSFFMDHQDIHPKPALSEYSTSNPTACTEQQLLQTQAIQQMSVDPHGSNQEEEEDDDDDADDDEDIDHNDVDDDGDEVEVGSGSEAETGRYNAGISTQLIPPSLAADEKAIPATEPSELMQLEMSEGIRLGSPDECSNDLDTELQVLAVCHNSEQSNQQRRDDSYQAWNFLHDDPCDGFPLSSATQIQELSPEDAHYSETVSTILQNNLSRWVESNSVGYLPHSQQSSFSKWNSRRDHHLNVISEGTSQWLLKNILFNIPNLHCKYKDENSPKSRDGEGGIRKGMPQEELSANHVLAERRRREKLNEKFIILRSLVPFVTKMDKASILGDTIEYVKQLRRHIQDLESRNSLMESEQWLKATQIHKPGNLEGQSVKKSSSSPQSNTVNHIFSSQNRVASSDKRKIRVLEGGKGTGKHSKAVEAPSTNVQVSIIESDALLELQCPYRDGLLLKIMQTLHELRLEITSIRSSSANGTFIAEMRAVVKEIRGKRAGIVEVKKAIHRIFSQY, encoded by the exons ATGGATGGTGTCCTTGAACTTGGCACCACAGAAAAG GTTGAAGAAGATATCGGGTTAATCCAGCATGCAAAGAGTTTCTTTATGGACCATCAAGACATACATCCCAAGCCCGCCCTTTCAGAGTACTCAACCTCTAACCCCACTGCATGTACTGAGCAGCAACTTTTACAGACTCAAGCAATTCAACAAATGAGTGTCGATCCACATGGTtccaatcaagaagaagaagaagatgatgatgatgatgctgatgatgatgaagatattgATCataatgatgttgatgatgatggtgatgaaGTCGAGGTTGGTTCAGGTTCAGAGGCTGAGACTGGGAGATATAATGCTGGGATTTCAACCCAACTAATCCCACCCAGCTTGGCAGCAGATGAGAAAGCAATTCCTGCAACTGAGCCGAGTGAGTTGATGCAGCTTGAGATGTCAGAAGGCATCAGATTGGGCTCTCCTGATGAGTGCTCCAACGACTTAGACACAGAACTACAAGTGCTCGCAGTGTGTCACAACAGTGAACAATCTAACCAGCAACGACGTGATGACTCGTACCAAGCTTGGAATTTTCTACATGATGATCCCTGTGATGGGTTCCCACTATCATCAG CAACTCAAATCCAAGAATTGTCTCCAGAGGACGCCCACTATTCTGAGACAGTGTCTACTATCCTACAGAACAACTTGAGCCGATGGGTGGAGTCAAACTCTGTGGGTTACCTTCCTCATTCTCAACAATCATCATTCTCTAAATGGAACTCCAGAAGAGATCATCACCTTAATGTGATATCTGAAGGAACTTCTCAGTGGCTgcttaaaaatatcttattcaaTATTCCTAATCTTCATTGCAAGTACAAAGATGAAAACTCACCTAAGTCAAGAGATGGAGAAGGGGGCATCAGGAAAGGTATGCCTCAGGAAGAATTAAGTGCCAACCATGTTCTTGCAGAGCGTCGGAGAAGAGAGAAGCTCAATGAGAAGTTCATCATCCTACGTTCATTGGTCCCATTTGTGACCAAG ATGGATAAGGCTTCAATCTTAGGTGATACAATTGAGTATGTGAAGCAACTCAGGAGGCACATACAAGATCTTGAATCAAGAAACAGCCTGATGGAAAGTGAGCAGTGGTTGAAAGCGACACAAATCCACAAGCCAGGCAATTTAGAAGGCCAAAGTGTCAAAAAAAGCAGCAGCTCCCCCCAAAGCAATACAGTGAATCACATCTTCAGCAGCCAAAACAGGGTTGCGTCTTCGGATAAGAGGAAGATAAGAGTGCTAGAAGGGGGAAAGGGGACAGGAAAGCACTCCAAAGCTGTGGAAGCTCCAAGTACCAATGTGCAGGTCTCCATAATCGAAAGTGATGCGCTCCTGGAGTTGCAGTGCCCTTACAGAGATGGACTACTGCTTAAAATCATGCAGACACTTCATGAGCTCCGGCTAGAGATTACTTCGATACGGTCATCATCGGCTAATGGTACATTTATAGCAGAAATGCGAGCTGTG GTGAAAGAGATCCGTGGCAAGAGAGCCGGTATTGTCGAAGTAAAAAAGGCAATTCACCGCATATTCTCGCAATATTAA